A window of Oncorhynchus keta strain PuntledgeMale-10-30-2019 chromosome 27, Oket_V2, whole genome shotgun sequence contains these coding sequences:
- the LOC118371135 gene encoding glutathione hydrolase 7 — MYNPANDAVAGYSSGTMTEKDPSLETTLGSAYSPVDYMSITSFPRLPEDDVVSGENTLKSRKDDDNFLSEQDTDPDLFLKSARLQRLPSSASDLASHDITPLRETTRDPLAEGCACQRDGLTVIITACLTFATGVTIALIMQIYFGDPQIFNQGAVVTDVAQCTSLGFEALEKQGSSVDAAIAAALCLGIIHPHTSGIGGGGVMLVHDIRRNESRVIDFSETAPSAILEDMLQTNLELKPGLMVGVPGMLSGMHQAHQLYGRMPWKDVVTMAADVARSGFNVTHDLAEALAKVKDKNVSEAFRALFLPNGQPPLSGLFSRRPDLAAILDAVAANGIAEFYSGNLTQEMAAAVQARGGVLSEEDFGNYTTVLQQPAESFYQGHHVMAAPAPSAGAALITALNILEGYNITSQVPRNSTYHWIAESLKIAVALASGLGDPMYDSSISDMVTQMLSKSQAVLLRQMINDSQAFPPGHYTPSYALEEGAVASQVMVMGPDDFIVSVMSSLNRPFGSRIVTPSGILLNSQILDFSWSNKTQTSQPPNPHNVIQPGKRPLSFLVPTAVRPRLGLCGTYVALGSSNGDRALSGITQVLMNVLSSRKNLSDSLAYGRLHPQLQPDTLLVDSEFLEEDVEVLQFKGHQVQRVDVLSLVEGTRRTNDLIIGVKDPRSADASALTMSMNMP, encoded by the exons TCCTTAGCGAGCAAGACACAG ACCCAGACCTGTTTCTGAAGTCAGCCCGTCTACAGCGTCTCCCGTCCTCCGCCTCTGACCTGGCCAGCCATGACATCACACCCCTGCGGGAGACCACCAGAGACCCCTTAGCTGAGGGCTGTGCCTGCCAGAGAGATGGCCTCACTGTCATCATCACAGCCTGCCTCACCtttgccacaggagtcactattGCTCTCATCATGCAGATCTACTTCGGAGACCCACAG ATCTTTAACCAGGGGGCGGTGGTGACTGACGTGGCCCAGTGTACATCTCTGGGCTTCGAGGCCCTGGAGAAGCAAGGCTCCAGTGTGGATGCTGCCATCGCTGCTGCTCTCTGCCTGGGCAtcatacacccacacacctccGGCATCGGCGG TGGAGGCGTGATGCTAGTGCATGACATCCGTAGGAACGAGAGCAGGGTCATAGACTTCAGTGAGACAGCGCCCTCTGCCATCCTGGAGGACATGTTACAGACCAACCTGGAGCTCAAG CCTGGCCTGATGGTTGGAGTTCCGGGCATGCTCAGTGGTATGCACCAGGCCCACCAGCTTTACGGAAG AATGCCTTGGAAGGATGTAGTCACCATGGCAGCAGATGTGGCCAGAAGTGGTTTCAATGTTACACATGACCTGG CTGAGGCCCTGGCCAAGGTCAAGGACAAGAATGTGTCGGAGGCTTTCCGTGCCCTGTTTCTCCCCAATGGTCAGCCTCCCCTCTCCGGCCTGTTCTCCCGACGACCCGACCTGGCCGCCATCTTGGACGCTGTGGCAGCCAATGGGATTGCAGAGTTCTACAGTGGAAACCTGACCCAGGAAATGGCAGCCGCA GTGCAAGCCAGGGGAGGAGTTCTCTCTGAGGAGGACTTTGGGAATTACACCACTGTCCTACAGCAGCCAGCCGAGAGTTTCTATCAGG GGCACCATGTGATGGCAGCCCCAGCCCCCAGTGCAGGAGCAGCTCTGATCACAGCTCTGAACATTCTGGAAGGCTACAACATCACCAGCCAGGTCCCGCGCAACAGCACCTACCACTGGATTGCTGAG tctctgaaGATTGCTGTGGCCCTGGCCAGTGGGCTGGGAGACCCCATGTATGACTCTTCCATCTCAGACATGGTCACACAGATGCTCAG TAAGTCCCAGGCAGTGCTGCTCCGCCAGATGATCAATGATTCCCAGGCATTCCCCCCGGGTCACTACACGCCCTCATACGCCCTGGAGGAGGGCGCCGTGGCCAGTCAGGTCATGGTTATGGGGCCTGACGACTTCATTGTCTCCGTCATGAG CTCCTTGAACCGTCCGTTTGGCAGTAGGATAGTGACACCGTCTGGGATCCTGTTGAACAGCCAGATCCTGGACTTCTCATGGTCCAACAAGACCCAGACCTCTCAGCCTCCGAACCCG caTAATGTCATCCAGCCTGGTAAGAGGCCCCTGTCCTTCCTGGTGCCCACGGCAGTGAGGCCTCGCCTGGGTTTGTGTGGCACCTATGTGGCCCTGGGATCCTCCAACGGGGACCGGGCCCTCAGTGGCATCACCCAGGTGTTGATGAATGTCCTGTCCTCTCGTAAAAACCTGAGTGATAGTTTGGCGTATGGTAGACTCCACCCACAGTTGCAACCCGACACTCTCTTGGTGGACT CTGAGTTcctggaggaggatgtggaggtgcTGCAGTTCAAAGGTCACCAGGTGCAGAGGGTAGACGTCCTCTCATTGGTGGAGGGCACCAGGAGGACCAATGACCTCATCATCGGGGTGAAGGACCCGCGTAGTGCAGACGCCTCGGCCCTCACCATGTCCATGAACATGCCCTAG